From Nocardioides sp. HDW12B, the proteins below share one genomic window:
- a CDS encoding 4-amino-4-deoxy-L-arabinose transferase, whose translation MSRPAAADVLLEVALATPRRLGSAGGRSGRLVAIDGPAGSGKTTLAAALAGVAHDAGLGVTVVATDDVLQGWDGLDELGPRLRTEVVDPLRAGRDGAYRRYDWHARRAAETVVVPLVDLVVLEGVGSGHLGYDDALSALAWVEAPPDLRRARGLARDGEELAASWDAFVPDEDALHERERTRERADLIVDGVSGAVQVPDGVARRPRGPRSAP comes from the coding sequence CCGCGGCGGCCGACGTGCTGCTCGAGGTGGCCCTCGCCACGCCGCGCCGGCTGGGCTCCGCCGGCGGCCGGTCGGGGCGGCTGGTCGCGATCGACGGGCCAGCGGGCTCCGGCAAGACCACCTTGGCGGCCGCGCTGGCGGGGGTCGCCCACGACGCCGGCCTGGGCGTGACGGTCGTCGCGACCGACGACGTCCTTCAGGGCTGGGACGGGCTCGACGAGCTCGGTCCCCGGCTGCGGACCGAGGTCGTCGACCCGTTGCGTGCCGGGCGCGACGGGGCCTACCGGCGCTACGACTGGCACGCCCGGCGGGCGGCGGAGACGGTCGTCGTCCCGCTCGTCGACCTCGTGGTCCTGGAGGGCGTCGGCTCCGGACACCTCGGGTACGACGACGCGCTGTCGGCCCTTGCCTGGGTCGAGGCCCCGCCCGACCTGCGGCGTGCCCGCGGCCTGGCGCGCGACGGCGAGGAGCTGGCGGCGTCCTGGGACGCGTTCGTGCCCGACGAGGACGCGCTGCACGAGCGCGAGCGCACGCGGGAGCGGGCCGACCTGATCGTCGACGGCGTCAGCGGGGCTGTGCAGGTCCCGGACGGGGTGGCTCGTCGGCCGCGTGGGCCTCGATCAGCGCCCTGA
- the ribH gene encoding 6,7-dimethyl-8-ribityllumazine synthase has protein sequence MSGEGSPTAQYQAEPFDGSDLRVAVVAASWHDQVMDGLLAGTHRALDDFGVTSREVVRAPGSFELPVVAGALAAQGYDALVALGVVIRGGTPHFDYVCSAATDGLTRVALDHGVPVGFGLLTCDTEQQALDRAGLEGSVEDKGYEATSAALVTARSLQAIRGRQRGA, from the coding sequence ATGAGCGGCGAAGGATCCCCGACCGCGCAGTACCAGGCCGAGCCGTTCGACGGCAGCGACCTCCGGGTCGCGGTGGTCGCGGCCAGCTGGCACGACCAGGTGATGGACGGCCTCCTGGCCGGCACCCACCGCGCCCTCGACGACTTCGGCGTCACCTCGCGCGAGGTCGTCCGCGCGCCCGGCTCCTTCGAGCTGCCCGTGGTCGCCGGCGCGCTCGCCGCGCAGGGGTACGACGCCCTGGTGGCGCTCGGCGTCGTGATCCGCGGCGGCACGCCCCACTTCGACTACGTCTGCTCGGCCGCCACCGACGGGCTGACCCGGGTGGCGCTCGACCACGGCGTACCGGTCGGGTTCGGGCTGCTCACCTGCGACACCGAGCAGCAGGCGCTGGACCGCGCCGGTCTCGAGGGGTCGGTGGAGGACAAGGGCTACGAGGCGACCTCGGCCGCCCTGGTCACCGCACGGTCGCTGCAGGCCATCCGCGGCCGGCAGCGGGGCGCGTGA
- the hisG gene encoding ATP phosphoribosyltransferase: MTSTTPLTGTGSTPADERRPLLRVAVPNKGSLSQSASDMLREAGYKQRQDSKQLTLTDVANGVEFFYLRPRDIAVYVGEGTLDLGITGRDLLLDSGAKAEESVRLGFGRSTFHFAAPPGVLSSLDDLAGKRIATSYDGVVERWLEEKGIEATVIRLDGAVETSVQLGVADAIADVVETGSTLRQAGLEIVGEVVLESEAVLVGRVGAQESPALEIFLRRVQGVLVARSYVMMDYDIPSVHVERAVALTPGIESPTVSPLHREGWVAVRSMVPREAAQRIMDELFEIGARGILTTDIHACRL, from the coding sequence ATGACCAGCACCACCCCCCTCACCGGCACCGGCTCCACCCCCGCCGACGAGCGCCGTCCGCTGCTGCGCGTCGCCGTGCCCAACAAGGGCTCGCTGAGCCAGAGCGCCTCCGACATGCTGCGCGAGGCCGGCTACAAGCAGCGCCAGGACTCCAAGCAGCTGACGCTGACCGACGTCGCCAACGGCGTCGAGTTCTTCTACCTGCGCCCGCGCGACATCGCGGTCTACGTGGGGGAGGGCACCCTCGACCTCGGCATCACCGGCCGCGACCTGCTGCTCGACTCCGGCGCCAAGGCCGAGGAGTCGGTGCGGCTCGGGTTCGGGCGCTCGACCTTCCACTTCGCCGCGCCCCCCGGCGTGCTGTCGTCCCTCGACGACCTGGCCGGCAAGCGCATCGCGACGTCGTACGACGGCGTGGTCGAGCGCTGGCTGGAGGAGAAGGGCATCGAGGCGACCGTGATCCGTCTCGACGGGGCGGTCGAGACCAGCGTGCAGCTCGGTGTGGCCGACGCGATCGCCGACGTCGTGGAGACCGGCAGCACGCTGCGCCAAGCGGGTCTGGAGATCGTCGGTGAGGTCGTCCTCGAGTCCGAGGCGGTGCTCGTCGGCCGCGTCGGTGCCCAGGAGTCACCCGCGCTCGAGATCTTCCTCAGGCGGGTGCAGGGCGTGCTGGTGGCCCGCTCCTACGTGATGATGGACTACGACATCCCCTCGGTGCACGTGGAGCGCGCGGTCGCGCTGACGCCCGGCATCGAGAGCCCCACCGTCTCGCCGCTGCACCGCGAGGGCTGGGTCGCGGTGCGGTCGATGGTGCCGCGCGAGGCAGCCCAGCGGATCATGGACGAGCTGTTCGAGATCGGTGCCCGCGGCATCCTCACCACCGACATCCATGCCTGCCGGCTCTGA
- a CDS encoding PH domain-containing protein: MPAGSERAGEPVVEPTDLPVTFRPRGVRVAALVFGGLLLATVVVLWLSFPDDVRASFTTFQRLTVLVLGLMVLVIEHGLSRCRIDATAGGLHVVNGYRTHDYTWPEVVAVTLRPGNPWTVLDLSDGTSQAAMGIQGSDGARAKAQVRRLRALIEAHAADEPPRPGPAQPR; this comes from the coding sequence ATGCCTGCCGGCTCTGAGCGGGCGGGGGAGCCCGTCGTCGAGCCGACCGACCTGCCGGTGACCTTCCGACCCCGCGGGGTCCGGGTCGCCGCCCTCGTCTTCGGCGGCCTGCTGCTCGCGACCGTGGTCGTTCTCTGGCTGTCGTTCCCCGACGACGTCCGCGCCTCCTTCACCACCTTCCAGCGGCTGACGGTGCTGGTCCTCGGGCTGATGGTGCTCGTCATCGAGCACGGGCTCTCACGCTGCCGCATCGACGCCACGGCAGGCGGGCTGCACGTGGTCAACGGCTACCGCACCCACGACTACACCTGGCCCGAGGTGGTGGCGGTGACGCTGCGCCCCGGCAACCCGTGGACGGTGCTGGACCTCAGCGACGGCACGTCGCAGGCCGCGATGGGCATCCAGGGATCCGACGGCGCGCGCGCCAAGGCGCAGGTGCGCCGGCTCAGGGCGCTGATCGAGGCCCACGCGGCCGACGAGCCACCCCGTCCGGGACCTGCACAGCCCCGCTGA
- a CDS encoding phosphoribosyl-ATP diphosphatase — MKTFEELWTELNDKARDRPEGSGTVQALDAGVHSIGKKLVEEAAESWMAAEHETPERAAEEISQLLYHAQVLMLASGLTLDDVYAHL; from the coding sequence ATGAAGACCTTCGAGGAGCTGTGGACCGAGCTCAACGACAAGGCCCGTGACCGTCCCGAGGGGTCGGGCACCGTGCAGGCGCTGGACGCCGGCGTCCACAGCATCGGCAAGAAGCTCGTCGAGGAGGCCGCCGAGTCCTGGATGGCCGCCGAGCACGAGACGCCCGAGCGCGCCGCCGAGGAGATCAGCCAGCTGCTCTACCACGCCCAGGTGCTCATGCTCGCCTCCGGCCTGACCCTCGACGACGTCTACGCGCACCTGTAA